In the Verrucomicrobiia bacterium genome, one interval contains:
- a CDS encoding magnesium transporter: MQAEHLNEPITRLASKDFTALAVDLTVAGALAQIRERGVAEKIIYFYVVDHDGKLMGVVPTRRLLTAALDTPLAQIMIARVVVVPDTATIMEACEMFLLHKFLAFPVVDLRHRLVGVMNVSLFTDEVFDLSEKSHMDDVFQTIGFRVAEVQNASPTRAFRLRFPWLLATIGGGICCALLAARYEATLATSLVLAFFLTLVLGLAESVSAQSLTVAIQSLHGREPDRAWFLRAMGKEFLTAVLLGGACGLIVGLVAWLWRGSPSAAAVIGGSITLAMVTACLLGLAVPTILHRLKLDPRIAAGPMTLALADIGTLLFYFNLAKFVLSRE, translated from the coding sequence GTGCAGGCCGAACACCTCAACGAACCCATCACCCGCCTCGCAAGCAAGGACTTCACGGCCCTCGCCGTGGACCTGACCGTGGCGGGCGCGCTGGCCCAAATTCGCGAACGGGGGGTCGCCGAGAAAATCATTTATTTCTACGTGGTGGACCACGACGGCAAGCTCATGGGCGTGGTGCCGACGCGGCGCCTGTTGACCGCCGCCCTCGACACGCCGCTGGCGCAAATCATGATTGCCCGCGTGGTCGTGGTGCCGGACACGGCCACCATCATGGAGGCCTGCGAGATGTTCCTGCTCCACAAGTTCCTCGCCTTTCCCGTGGTGGACTTGCGCCACCGGCTCGTCGGCGTCATGAACGTGAGCCTGTTCACCGACGAGGTGTTTGACCTGTCCGAGAAATCGCACATGGACGACGTGTTTCAGACAATCGGTTTTCGCGTGGCCGAGGTGCAGAACGCCTCGCCGACCCGGGCGTTTCGGCTGCGTTTTCCGTGGCTGCTCGCCACCATCGGCGGCGGCATTTGCTGCGCCCTGCTGGCGGCGCGCTACGAAGCGACGCTCGCCACCAGCCTCGTGCTGGCGTTTTTTTTGACGCTGGTGCTCGGCCTCGCCGAAAGCGTCAGCGCGCAATCGCTGACGGTCGCGATTCAATCATTGCACGGACGCGAGCCCGATCGCGCCTGGTTTTTGCGCGCCATGGGCAAGGAGTTCCTCACCGCGGTGCTGCTCGGCGGAGCGTGCGGCCTGATCGTCGGACTCGTGGCGTGGCTTTGGCGCGGCAGCCCGAGTGCCGCCGCGGTCATCGGCGGCAGCATCACCCTCGCGATGGTCACCGCGTGTTTGCTGGGGCTGGCGGTGCCCACGATCCTGCACCGCTTGAAACTGGATCCCCGCATCGCCGCCGGACCGATGACGCTGGCGCTGGCGGACATCGGCACGTTGCTGTTCTACTTCAATCTGGCGAAGTTTGTCCTCTCACGCGAATGA
- the pabB gene encoding aminodeoxychorismate synthase component I: MTPAIQSVVTTHTPESLVELLHGEPGIVLLRSGLFDSPQARYSFVAARPFLTFRACGSRCEVTPHDAVGRPHVQFGNPWRGLEALLARYELPDEVDLPFPLGGCFGFWGYDLKEFVEPKLRVHTAADLDLPDCQLGFYASLVAFDHRLGQAWIIATGLGADGARDEHRQAAQFNFWHARLTARPQPERVIPRPNWHVREVTSSFSRAGFIAAVEAAQRYIHTGDIYQVNLAQRLSAPCDGTSVSPAALGWNLFRRLTEVSPAPFAAFLDGGDFQLASSSPEQFLRLSGPHIQTRPIKGTRPRHLDPTRDAQLAYELQTSAKEQAELVMITDLLRNDLGRVCEFGSVQVPDLLRLEKFAQVQHLVSTIEGRLRPEITHLDALAACFPGGSITGAPKFRAMEIIDELEPVARGPYCGALGYLGFNRESQLSILIRTAICKDGVAHFPVGAGIVADSDPAAEYEETLAKAQGFFAALERPDAQSVSQGTGAKPDRVPHSQPDVKTP; this comes from the coding sequence ATGACGCCGGCCATCCAGTCCGTGGTCACCACCCACACCCCGGAGTCGCTCGTCGAGCTGCTTCACGGCGAGCCCGGGATTGTGCTGCTGCGCAGCGGGCTGTTCGACTCACCACAGGCGCGTTACTCCTTCGTTGCCGCCCGGCCGTTTCTCACCTTTCGTGCCTGCGGATCGCGCTGCGAGGTGACGCCGCACGATGCCGTCGGCCGGCCGCACGTTCAATTCGGCAACCCGTGGCGCGGTCTGGAGGCGCTGCTGGCCCGCTATGAATTGCCGGATGAAGTGGACCTCCCCTTCCCGCTCGGCGGCTGTTTCGGTTTTTGGGGTTATGACCTGAAGGAATTCGTCGAACCCAAGTTGCGGGTTCACACCGCGGCCGACCTTGACCTGCCCGACTGCCAGCTCGGCTTCTATGCCAGCCTCGTCGCGTTCGACCATCGGCTGGGCCAGGCATGGATCATTGCCACCGGGCTGGGCGCCGACGGAGCGCGCGACGAACACCGGCAAGCCGCGCAATTTAACTTCTGGCACGCCCGCCTCACCGCCCGCCCGCAGCCGGAGAGGGTAATTCCACGGCCCAACTGGCACGTGCGCGAGGTCACCTCGAGCTTCAGCCGCGCCGGCTTCATCGCCGCAGTGGAAGCGGCGCAACGCTACATTCACACGGGCGACATTTATCAGGTGAACCTCGCCCAACGGCTGTCGGCGCCGTGCGACGGGACCTCCGTTTCGCCCGCGGCCTTGGGCTGGAATTTGTTCCGCCGGTTGACCGAAGTTTCGCCCGCGCCGTTCGCGGCGTTTCTGGACGGGGGTGATTTTCAACTCGCTTCGTCCTCGCCCGAACAGTTCCTGCGGCTGAGCGGACCGCACATCCAGACCCGACCCATCAAGGGCACGCGCCCGCGTCACCTCGATCCGACGCGCGACGCCCAACTGGCTTACGAACTGCAAACCAGCGCCAAGGAGCAGGCCGAGCTCGTGATGATTACCGACCTGCTGCGCAACGATCTTGGCCGAGTCTGTGAATTCGGCTCCGTGCAGGTTCCGGATTTGCTGCGGCTCGAAAAATTCGCGCAGGTGCAGCACCTCGTTTCCACCATCGAAGGGCGGCTCCGGCCGGAGATCACGCATCTCGACGCTTTGGCCGCGTGCTTCCCTGGCGGCAGCATCACTGGCGCCCCCAAGTTTCGCGCCATGGAAATCATCGATGAACTCGAACCGGTCGCGCGCGGACCTTATTGCGGCGCACTCGGCTACCTCGGGTTCAATCGGGAAAGCCAGCTAAGCATCCTCATCCGCACCGCCATCTGCAAGGACGGCGTCGCCCATTTCCCGGTCGGCGCCGGCATCGTGGCCGATTCGGATCCCGCGGCCGAATACGAGGAGACGCTGGCCAAGGCGCAGGGCTTTTTCGCGGCATTGGAACGGCCTGACGCTCAGTCCGTCAGCCAAGGGACCGGAGCAAAGCCGGACCGGGTTCCGCACTCGCAGCCGGATGTCAAAACCCCATGA
- a CDS encoding aminotransferase class IV, whose amino-acid sequence MIVFLNGQFVSEAQATVSVFDRSFLYGDGLFETLRVTNGKPFRWEQHLDRLVRGAEFLGLKIPFDRPALARFAGELIAQNRLPEALLRLTLSRGVGPRGYSPRGADQPLLVMALHPFKMPTADPESSMGGVVAAGGLVRWRAHTAGCRLPAGEALAQFKTCNKLAQVLARAEAEAAGADEALLLNTAGFLVEGAGSNLFWIRDGVVSTPPLASGILAGVTRAVVRELCEARGVPFTEAQLKPAELPQMDGAFLSLSSLGLVELAEVDGTPINRAPILPQLHAAYQTLLERECGAR is encoded by the coding sequence ATGATTGTTTTCCTCAACGGACAGTTCGTCTCGGAGGCGCAGGCAACCGTCTCGGTGTTCGACCGCTCGTTTCTTTACGGCGACGGCCTGTTTGAAACCCTGCGCGTGACGAACGGCAAACCGTTCCGCTGGGAACAACATCTGGACCGCCTTGTGCGCGGCGCAGAATTTTTAGGCCTCAAAATCCCGTTCGACCGTCCGGCGCTGGCGCGGTTTGCCGGCGAATTGATCGCACAAAATCGCCTGCCTGAAGCGTTGCTGCGGCTGACGTTGTCACGCGGCGTCGGTCCGCGCGGTTACTCGCCGCGCGGCGCGGACCAGCCGTTGCTGGTGATGGCGCTGCACCCATTCAAGATGCCGACGGCCGACCCTGAGTCTTCAATGGGTGGGGTCGTGGCAGCCGGCGGATTGGTTCGCTGGCGGGCGCACACGGCGGGTTGCCGCCTGCCAGCGGGCGAAGCGCTGGCGCAGTTCAAAACCTGCAACAAACTGGCGCAGGTGCTGGCGCGGGCGGAAGCCGAGGCCGCCGGTGCGGATGAAGCCCTGCTCCTCAACACCGCCGGATTTCTGGTGGAAGGCGCGGGCAGCAATCTTTTTTGGATCCGGGATGGCGTCGTCAGCACACCGCCCCTGGCCAGCGGCATTCTCGCCGGCGTGACGCGGGCCGTGGTGCGCGAACTGTGCGAGGCGCGCGGCGTGCCGTTCACGGAGGCGCAGTTGAAACCGGCCGAACTGCCGCAGATGGACGGCGCGTTTTTGTCGCTCAGCTCACTCGGCCTCGTGGAACTGGCGGAAGTGGACGGAACCCCGATCAATCGTGCGCCCATCCTGCCGCAACTGCACGCTGCCTACCAAACGCTGCTGGAAAGGGAGTGTGGCGCCCGTTAG
- the murA gene encoding UDP-N-acetylglucosamine 1-carboxyvinyltransferase: MDSLMIKGGVPLAGEVQISGAKNAVLPILAATLLTEEPCVIRRVPRLSDVKYMGEILRWLGADVKIEGDTVRVQARKIKGMADYELVRKMRGSICIMGPLLGRLKRARVSLPGGCVIGARPINLHLKGFESLGAKITIEAGYVQAAARRLLGTEVFLGGRAGSTVLGTANVMMAAVLAEGVTVVESAACEPEVVDLANFLIAMGAKITGAGSPTLIITGVKQLHGAEHEVIPDRIEAATFAIAAAATDGEVTLKGARADHLHAVLDKLRSAGVAVTRRGNDMIVKRAGRLRAVDVTTLPYSGFPTDVQAQMMALLTLAPGISIITERIFESRFMHVSELSRLGADIEIEGPSAIVKGGRPLSGAPVMASDLRASAALVIAGLAAKGTTSVSRIYHLDRGYENIDGKLRRLGARIERISDS, encoded by the coding sequence ATGGATAGTTTGATGATCAAGGGCGGTGTTCCGCTCGCCGGCGAGGTCCAGATCAGCGGTGCCAAAAACGCCGTGCTGCCCATTCTCGCCGCCACTCTGCTCACTGAAGAACCCTGCGTCATCCGGCGCGTGCCCCGCCTGAGCGATGTCAAATACATGGGCGAAATCCTCCGCTGGCTGGGCGCCGATGTGAAGATCGAGGGGGACACTGTCCGCGTGCAGGCGCGCAAGATCAAGGGCATGGCGGATTACGAACTGGTCCGCAAGATGCGCGGTTCAATTTGCATCATGGGACCGTTGCTGGGGCGATTGAAACGCGCCCGGGTGTCGCTGCCCGGCGGTTGTGTCATTGGTGCACGCCCCATCAATCTGCATCTGAAAGGCTTTGAATCGCTTGGCGCCAAAATCACCATCGAAGCCGGTTACGTGCAGGCCGCGGCGCGGCGTTTGCTCGGCACGGAGGTCTTTCTGGGCGGCCGGGCCGGTTCGACGGTGTTGGGCACGGCGAATGTGATGATGGCCGCCGTGCTGGCGGAGGGCGTTACGGTAGTTGAAAGCGCGGCGTGCGAACCCGAGGTGGTTGATCTGGCCAACTTCCTCATTGCGATGGGCGCGAAGATCACGGGGGCTGGGAGTCCCACTCTCATCATCACGGGCGTCAAACAACTGCACGGCGCCGAACACGAGGTGATTCCGGACCGCATCGAGGCCGCCACTTTTGCCATTGCTGCGGCGGCCACTGATGGCGAGGTGACGCTCAAGGGCGCGCGGGCCGATCATCTTCATGCAGTGCTCGACAAGTTGCGGTCCGCCGGGGTGGCCGTCACTCGCCGCGGCAATGACATGATCGTGAAGCGCGCCGGCCGGTTGCGCGCCGTCGATGTCACCACGCTGCCGTATTCCGGTTTTCCCACGGACGTGCAGGCGCAAATGATGGCGTTGCTGACACTGGCCCCCGGCATCAGCATCATCACGGAACGCATCTTTGAATCGCGGTTCATGCATGTGAGCGAGCTGTCGCGCCTGGGGGCGGACATTGAAATCGAAGGGCCCAGTGCGATTGTGAAGGGTGGCCGGCCGTTGAGCGGCGCGCCCGTGATGGCCAGCGATTTGCGGGCGTCGGCGGCTTTGGTCATTGCGGGGCTGGCGGCCAAGGGCACCACCAGCGTGAGCCGCATTTACCATTTGGACCGCGGTTACGAAAACATTGATGGCAAATTGCGCCGGCTCGGGGCGCGCATCGAGCGGATTAGCGACTCATGA
- the prmC gene encoding peptide chain release factor N(5)-glutamine methyltransferase codes for MTVLEAIQKTAAFFDQKGVESSRLQAELLLAHVLQLPRLKLYLNFERQLQAVETDAFRELVRRRGQREPLQHILGTVSFCGIELASTRAALIPRPETETLAQIGWELLAQHPAPAPCVFDFGTGTGCLAIALALKVPRARIWAGDISAPALELARANAVRTGAAERIQFVPGDGFAALPHDQRFDLIVSNPPYIPTPEIATLQPEVRDFDPHQALDGGEDGLRFYRQIAAQGSAWLNPAGRIAVELGDDQAASVSEIFAAQKWIVEGTRQDYSLRDRFLLARRP; via the coding sequence GTGACCGTTCTCGAGGCCATTCAGAAAACCGCCGCGTTTTTCGACCAAAAGGGCGTGGAGTCGTCGCGCCTGCAGGCCGAACTGCTGCTGGCGCACGTGCTCCAGCTGCCGCGCTTGAAATTGTATCTTAATTTCGAGCGGCAGCTCCAGGCCGTAGAAACGGATGCGTTCCGTGAACTGGTCCGGCGCCGCGGACAGCGCGAGCCGCTCCAGCACATTCTCGGCACGGTTTCCTTTTGTGGCATCGAACTCGCCTCCACCCGGGCTGCATTGATTCCGCGCCCGGAAACCGAAACCCTTGCGCAAATCGGCTGGGAACTGCTCGCGCAACATCCGGCGCCGGCACCGTGCGTTTTCGACTTCGGCACCGGCACGGGCTGTCTGGCGATCGCGCTGGCGCTGAAGGTGCCCCGCGCCCGGATTTGGGCGGGCGACATTTCGGCGCCGGCGTTGGAACTCGCCCGGGCCAATGCGGTCCGGACCGGCGCTGCTGAACGCATTCAGTTCGTGCCGGGCGACGGCTTTGCCGCTCTGCCGCATGATCAACGCTTTGACCTCATCGTCAGCAATCCGCCCTACATTCCCACGCCCGAGATCGCCACATTGCAGCCCGAGGTGCGCGATTTTGATCCTCATCAAGCGCTGGATGGCGGCGAGGATGGGCTCCGCTTTTACCGTCAGATCGCGGCGCAGGGGAGTGCTTGGTTGAACCCGGCGGGGAGAATTGCGGTCGAATTGGGCGATGATCAGGCCGCGTCCGTGAGTGAAATTTTCGCCGCACAGAAGTGGATTGTCGAAGGCACAAGGCAGGACTACTCTCTGCGCGACCGGTTCCTTCTTGCGCGGCGTCCGTGA
- a CDS encoding PilT/PilU family type 4a pilus ATPase translates to MELFHKILTAGVDSHASDVHIKVGGPVIYRISRDLVAAECPYPTEEWMNKVVENITPQHLKHRLEEEREVDFSYFLPGVGRFRTNLFQQRGQFCLAMRHVKSTVPAFHELGLPEVLKDMASTPRGIVLVAGATGSGKSTTLACMLEHINANFKKHIVTMEDPIEFVFEDNQSVIEQREVGLDTLSFHHALKHVLRQDPDIIMLGEMRDAVSFMAAMSAADTGHLVLSTLHTTTASQSVTRIMDFFKADEREQVRRQLAGCLRAVICQRMAQTINGRMTPAVEIMINTPTVKKMIEENRLDKLAAAIETGTDDGMINFNQSLFKLVQEGKVSKEEALAKATNPQALEMNFKGIFLSEGKRILG, encoded by the coding sequence ATGGAACTGTTCCACAAGATTCTTACGGCCGGCGTTGACAGCCACGCGTCGGATGTTCATATCAAAGTCGGGGGGCCGGTCATTTATCGCATCAGCCGGGATCTTGTGGCCGCCGAGTGCCCTTATCCCACCGAGGAATGGATGAACAAGGTGGTGGAGAACATCACCCCGCAGCATCTCAAGCATCGCCTCGAGGAGGAACGGGAGGTGGATTTCTCCTACTTCCTGCCGGGTGTGGGTCGTTTCCGCACGAACCTTTTTCAGCAGCGGGGCCAGTTCTGTCTCGCCATGCGGCACGTCAAATCCACCGTGCCCGCCTTTCATGAACTCGGTCTGCCCGAAGTGCTGAAGGATATGGCCTCAACGCCGCGCGGCATCGTTCTGGTGGCCGGCGCCACCGGGTCCGGCAAATCCACGACGCTCGCGTGCATGCTTGAGCACATCAATGCCAACTTCAAAAAACACATCGTCACGATGGAGGATCCCATCGAGTTCGTGTTCGAGGACAACCAGTCGGTCATTGAGCAGCGGGAGGTCGGGCTGGATACGCTTTCCTTTCACCACGCGCTCAAACACGTGCTGCGGCAGGATCCGGACATCATCATGCTGGGCGAAATGCGCGATGCCGTCAGCTTCATGGCGGCCATGAGCGCGGCGGACACCGGCCATCTCGTGCTGTCCACGCTGCACACCACGACGGCGTCGCAGTCAGTGACGCGCATCATGGATTTCTTCAAGGCCGATGAACGTGAGCAGGTTCGCCGGCAGCTGGCGGGCTGCCTTCGCGCGGTCATCTGTCAACGCATGGCGCAGACCATCAACGGCCGCATGACGCCGGCCGTGGAAATCATGATCAACACGCCGACCGTCAAAAAGATGATCGAGGAAAACCGCCTCGACAAGCTGGCTGCCGCCATTGAAACCGGCACGGACGATGGCATGATCAACTTCAACCAGTCGTTGTTCAAACTCGTGCAGGAAGGCAAGGTTTCCAAGGAGGAAGCCCTGGCCAAGGCCACCAATCCGCAGGCGCTCGAGATGAACTTCAAGGGCATCTTCCTCTCCGAGGGCAAGCGCATTCTCGGCTAG
- a CDS encoding PilZ domain-containing protein, producing MSARKATTTNNNFLPSNVTIHGREAHLTLTEDSVVLHRSGIEFRSPTPFAAWTEMTLTLRARDNEVVNCSGVVISCSGNKHSGYHVSMVFTSLSKQAQARLSALAQSPLA from the coding sequence ATGAGCGCCAGAAAAGCCACCACCACCAACAACAACTTCCTGCCGAGCAATGTCACCATCCACGGACGCGAGGCACACTTGACCCTGACGGAGGATTCCGTCGTCCTGCACCGCAGCGGCATTGAGTTCCGCAGTCCAACGCCTTTTGCGGCATGGACGGAAATGACCCTGACCCTGCGGGCCCGCGACAACGAGGTCGTCAACTGCAGCGGTGTGGTGATCAGTTGCTCGGGAAACAAGCATTCCGGCTACCACGTTTCCATGGTGTTCACCAGCCTCTCCAAGCAGGCGCAGGCCCGCTTGAGCGCGCTGGCGCAATCCCCGCTGGCGTGA
- a CDS encoding beta-ketoacyl-ACP synthase III encodes MSATPTTSLKNPRAKHNFVGRTCSVTGVGSYVPARVLSNADLEKLVETSDEWIVTRTGIRERRLAAEDEFTSDMAALAAHKAMQMAGVTAEQIDLIIVATITPDMPFPNTACLVQRKLGARRAAAFDVEAACSGFIYALEIGQQFITSRTYDTVLVIGAEKLSSIVDWTDRNTCVLFGDGAGAAILQNRPNSHGLLTAVMGADGNNADLLYMPGGGSRCPATQDSVAARQHYLRMTGKETFKNAVQAMYGAAKEAMKQCELDISRIKCIIPHQANRRIIDAVGDRLGAKPEQLFVNLDRYGNTSAASVAIALDEAVASGRVVRGDLIMIVAFGAGLTWGAAIIEW; translated from the coding sequence ATGAGTGCCACACCCACGACTTCCCTGAAAAATCCCCGGGCCAAGCACAACTTCGTCGGCCGCACTTGTTCGGTGACCGGCGTGGGCTCCTACGTGCCCGCGCGCGTGCTGTCGAACGCCGACCTGGAAAAGCTGGTGGAGACTTCGGACGAGTGGATCGTGACGCGCACCGGCATCCGTGAGCGCCGGCTTGCGGCCGAGGATGAATTCACGTCCGACATGGCTGCGCTGGCTGCGCACAAGGCCATGCAAATGGCAGGCGTGACGGCCGAGCAGATCGACTTGATCATTGTGGCGACCATCACGCCGGACATGCCGTTCCCGAACACGGCCTGTCTTGTGCAGCGCAAGCTCGGCGCGCGCCGGGCCGCGGCGTTCGATGTGGAAGCGGCCTGCTCGGGTTTTATTTACGCCCTCGAAATCGGCCAGCAATTCATCACCTCGCGCACCTACGACACGGTGCTTGTCATCGGTGCGGAGAAACTCTCCTCCATCGTGGACTGGACGGATCGCAACACATGCGTCCTTTTTGGCGACGGGGCGGGGGCGGCCATTTTGCAAAACCGACCGAATTCGCATGGCCTCTTGACGGCGGTCATGGGAGCGGACGGGAACAATGCGGATCTGCTCTACATGCCGGGTGGCGGCAGCCGTTGCCCGGCAACGCAGGATTCGGTTGCCGCGCGGCAGCACTACCTGCGCATGACCGGCAAGGAAACCTTCAAAAACGCCGTGCAGGCCATGTATGGGGCGGCCAAGGAGGCGATGAAACAGTGCGAACTGGATATTTCGCGCATCAAATGCATCATCCCGCATCAGGCCAACCGGCGCATCATTGACGCGGTCGGAGACCGCCTGGGGGCAAAGCCCGAGCAGTTGTTTGTGAATTTGGACCGCTATGGCAACACGTCGGCGGCTTCAGTGGCCATCGCGCTGGATGAGGCGGTGGCTTCCGGGCGCGTGGTGCGTGGTGACCTCATCATGATCGTCGCGTTTGGGGCGGGTTTGACGTGGGGCGCGGCGATCATTGAGTGGTGA
- the plsX gene encoding phosphate acyltransferase PlsX has protein sequence MRLAVDVMGGDHGCGVVIDGLRRAFEADLEISAVLLVGNERDIQTELSRAGLTDRRIQIIHTTEVLTMDDNPLEGIRKKKDSSMVRAIELVRNDKADAVISPGNTGALVAGSMKLGRLPGVERPAIACRMPSRSRDFVLLDAGANAVAEPTHLAQFAVMGSLYAREILGHERPRVGVLSNGSEESKGNDLTREAARLCGLLDLNFIGYVEGFDLFDDAVDVVVTDGFTGNVVLKTAESLSSTIAGLLKQQLTATPMRKVGAALARGAFKALKQRLDPEVYGGAVVLGLNGVVIKAHGSSRARAIANALRVAAQEIKHDLNKTLAAQIARADAALAAATPATSPTA, from the coding sequence ATGCGACTGGCAGTGGATGTCATGGGCGGTGACCATGGTTGCGGGGTGGTCATAGATGGGTTGAGGCGGGCGTTTGAAGCCGATTTGGAAATCTCGGCAGTTCTTCTGGTTGGCAACGAACGGGACATTCAGACCGAACTTTCCCGTGCCGGATTGACCGACCGGCGTATTCAGATCATTCACACCACCGAAGTCCTGACCATGGACGACAACCCGCTCGAGGGAATCCGCAAAAAAAAGGATTCCTCGATGGTCCGGGCGATTGAATTGGTGCGCAATGACAAGGCCGATGCCGTCATTTCGCCGGGTAACACGGGCGCGCTCGTGGCCGGTTCAATGAAGCTTGGCCGGTTGCCCGGGGTGGAACGACCGGCCATCGCCTGTCGCATGCCGTCCCGCTCGCGCGACTTCGTTCTGCTCGATGCCGGCGCCAACGCCGTGGCGGAACCCACGCACCTCGCTCAATTTGCCGTCATGGGCAGCCTCTATGCCCGCGAAATCCTCGGTCATGAGCGGCCCCGGGTGGGCGTCCTCAGCAACGGCTCCGAGGAATCGAAGGGCAACGACCTGACCCGGGAAGCGGCGCGGCTTTGTGGGCTTCTGGATTTGAACTTCATTGGCTACGTGGAAGGCTTCGACCTGTTTGACGATGCGGTTGATGTGGTGGTGACGGATGGCTTTACGGGCAACGTCGTGTTGAAAACGGCGGAAAGCCTGAGTTCGACGATTGCCGGACTGTTGAAACAACAGTTGACCGCCACGCCCATGCGCAAGGTCGGGGCGGCCCTGGCCCGCGGTGCCTTCAAGGCGCTCAAGCAGCGGTTGGATCCGGAGGTTTATGGGGGCGCCGTGGTGCTCGGTCTGAACGGCGTGGTCATCAAAGCCCATGGCTCATCCCGCGCCCGCGCCATCGCCAACGCCCTGCGGGTCGCAGCGCAGGAAATCAAACACGACTTGAACAAGACCTTGGCGGCGCAAATCGCCCGCGCCGATGCCGCCCTGGCGGCGGCCACGCCGGCAACTTCTCCCACAGCATGA
- the rpmF gene encoding 50S ribosomal protein L32 — translation MGVPKRKPSHSRQRMRRAYNSVLKLPVLGVCPQCAAPYMPHRVCPACGFYKGRQVVTVTAGA, via the coding sequence ATGGGTGTTCCGAAACGTAAACCGTCACACAGCCGTCAGCGCATGCGGCGGGCCTACAACAGCGTGCTCAAGCTTCCCGTTTTGGGCGTCTGCCCCCAATGCGCTGCGCCCTACATGCCGCACCGGGTTTGCCCGGCGTGCGGTTTTTACAAGGGCCGGCAGGTGGTGACCGTTACTGCGGGCGCCTGA
- a CDS encoding YceD family protein — MPLQVNIQHLLRDSLHLAGELPVEELDLGLTDEMVQARSPLVYDLEAEKLEHAILVQGHLSLRLDCQCVRCLKKFVFHLELPHWVAHLALEGEDAVPVANDLVDLTPPIREDILLGFPQHPACEPECSGLTGVPRGKSKKSNRAKAGLPSSALAELNKLKL, encoded by the coding sequence ATGCCGTTACAGGTAAACATTCAACATTTGCTGCGCGACTCGCTGCACTTGGCGGGCGAGCTGCCGGTGGAGGAATTGGACCTTGGTTTGACCGACGAAATGGTTCAGGCCCGATCGCCGCTGGTTTATGATCTGGAGGCGGAGAAGCTTGAGCATGCGATTCTTGTGCAAGGGCATTTGAGCCTGCGCCTGGACTGCCAGTGCGTTCGCTGCCTGAAGAAGTTCGTTTTTCATCTGGAACTGCCCCATTGGGTCGCCCACCTGGCGTTGGAAGGCGAGGATGCCGTGCCGGTGGCGAATGACTTGGTGGACTTGACGCCTCCCATTCGCGAAGATATTCTCCTCGGGTTTCCGCAGCATCCGGCCTGCGAACCGGAGTGCAGCGGCTTGACGGGCGTCCCGCGCGGGAAGTCGAAAAAGTCAAATCGGGCGAAGGCGGGGCTTCCGTCATCGGCCCTGGCCGAGTTGAACAAATTAAAATTATAG
- the coaD gene encoding pantetheine-phosphate adenylyltransferase, whose protein sequence is MRIAICPGSFDPLTNGHLDVIQRATKLFDRVIVAVAHNEAKQPLFSLQERMQLTRESVQHLPTVEVDSFDRLLVDFVEQRGAQAIVRGLRAVSDFEFEFQLALMNRNMNERVETIFMMPKDTYTYLSSRMIKEICRLGGDVSAFVPAHIKAALEAKFQTSHR, encoded by the coding sequence ATGCGCATTGCCATTTGTCCCGGCAGTTTTGACCCGCTGACAAACGGCCATCTGGACGTCATTCAGCGCGCGACCAAGTTGTTCGACCGCGTGATCGTGGCGGTGGCTCACAACGAGGCGAAGCAGCCGCTCTTCAGTCTTCAGGAACGCATGCAGCTCACGCGCGAGTCGGTTCAGCACCTGCCAACGGTGGAGGTGGATTCATTTGACCGGTTGTTGGTGGATTTTGTGGAACAGCGCGGCGCCCAGGCCATTGTCCGCGGGTTGCGGGCGGTGTCTGATTTCGAGTTTGAATTTCAGCTGGCCCTGATGAATCGCAACATGAACGAGCGGGTCGAAACCATCTTCATGATGCCCAAGGACACCTACACGTATTTGAGTTCACGGATGATCAAGGAAATCTGCCGGTTGGGAGGCGACGTGAGTGCCTTCGTGCCGGCCCACATCAAAGCTGCGCTTGAAGCCAAGTTCCAAACGTCGCATCGTTAG